CTCAAGTTTGAAATTGAAGGGTGGGTTCTGTAAGCCTAGTCCTCTCGATTTACGGTAAGACACTCGGCGTTTGCTCAACCATATTCATGGTGCCGTCTTCATTGAACGTGACCTTGTCGAAGCAAATCGAGCGGTTGCCTTTCCTTCCACCGGATAGGTCCGCGTTGTGATAGAACAGGTACCACTGTCCCTTGTATTCAACCACCGATCCGTGCGTCGTTAGAGCGCTCGTTTTCTTCAGAATGATGCCTTTGCTCTCCCACGGTCCTAACGGACTACTGCTCATCGCATAATTCATTTGATGGCCGCCCGGCGAGCTATCCGGATAGATCAGGTAATAGATCTCATCTCGTTTGAACACGAATGGACCTTCGCGGAGGCCCTTGAGGTCAGTCTGTCGAACCATTTCCCCTTCAATTTCCATCATGTTGTCGTTGAGCTTGGCGGCGTACGTTTTGACACGTTTCACCGCGTACAGATACGCCTGCCCATCATCATCGATATAGACACAGGGATCGCAAAATCCGTTGCCACCTTTTACAAAAC
Above is a genomic segment from Neorhodopirellula lusitana containing:
- a CDS encoding family 43 glycosylhydrolase produces the protein MRQTTLLSIAFILFAVPVLNAEERASNPIVKHMFTADPSAHVWEDGRLYVYPSTDIKGKGYRSMDGYHVFSTDDMITWKDHGEILHSRDVEWSGGPGRMWAPDCVYKDGLYYYYFPHYNTDQEWEIGVATSDKPASDFKVQGFVKGGNGFCDPCVYIDDDGQAYLYAVKRVKTYAAKLNDNMMEIEGEMVRQTDLKGLREGPFVFKRDEIYYLIYPDSSPGGHQMNYAMSSSPLGPWESKGIILKKTSALTTHGSVVEYKGQWYLFYHNADLSGGRKGNRSICFDKVTFNEDGTMNMVEQTPSVLP